One genomic region from Nocardia vinacea encodes:
- a CDS encoding helix-turn-helix transcriptional regulator — protein MPRQADLSGTTLQRRQLGRALRDARQAQGLTLDQVAAATKISRATLSRIELGQYEKIRDMEVDYLSRYYCLPDARTEYLKSLASQANVKVWYQDYRHLIVPGFGTYLELESFASDFWFYQPIAIPGLLQTADYARTLEQLGRPDHSLDENNTRVDLRIQRTKILTRPHNPVRAEFLLQENTLYTLVGSGPIMATQLRHIADLSTRDNVTVRVLPFTAGLPTGSMMPPHIILDFPDNEPSVVYTEAAIGSMTFDGTEDVKRFRTLHETLRGAALDEQLSRDRIRKIAGRHKQ, from the coding sequence ATGCCGAGACAGGCAGACCTCAGCGGCACAACACTTCAGCGACGCCAACTGGGGCGAGCACTACGGGACGCACGGCAGGCGCAGGGCTTGACGCTCGATCAGGTGGCGGCTGCAACGAAGATCAGCAGAGCTACGCTGAGCCGGATCGAGCTTGGGCAGTACGAGAAAATTAGGGACATGGAGGTCGATTACCTGTCCCGGTACTATTGCCTGCCGGACGCCCGGACCGAGTATCTGAAATCTCTTGCTAGCCAAGCCAATGTCAAAGTCTGGTACCAGGACTACCGCCATCTGATCGTGCCAGGTTTCGGCACGTACCTCGAGCTGGAATCATTCGCGTCGGACTTCTGGTTCTATCAGCCGATCGCCATACCCGGTTTGCTACAAACGGCGGACTACGCCCGCACCTTGGAGCAGCTCGGCCGACCGGACCACTCTCTAGACGAGAACAACACGCGAGTAGATCTCCGAATTCAGCGAACGAAGATACTCACCCGCCCGCACAACCCAGTCCGCGCGGAATTCCTGTTGCAGGAGAACACTCTCTATACCCTCGTCGGATCCGGCCCGATCATGGCAACTCAGCTGCGGCATATCGCCGACCTCAGCACCCGTGACAACGTGACGGTGCGTGTCCTTCCGTTCACCGCTGGCCTCCCGACTGGGAGCATGATGCCGCCACATATCATTCTCGACTTTCCGGACAACGAGCCATCGGTGGTTTACACCGAAGCTGCCATTGGCTCAATGACTTTCGATGGCACCGAAGACGTGAAGCGTTTTCGCACACTCCACGAAACCCTCCGAGGGGCCGCGCTGGACGAGCAGTTATCCAGGGACCGAATCAGGAAGATAGCAGGGAGACATAAACAGTGA
- a CDS encoding DUF397 domain-containing protein, producing the protein MTVDPSRTQWFKSSYSGSQNECVEIAWLAEGLVGVRDSKNPDGPALTFTPGAWNAFTAVVKLARRSDQ; encoded by the coding sequence GTGACCGTCGACCCGTCACGCACGCAGTGGTTCAAATCGTCGTACAGCGGCAGCCAGAACGAATGCGTCGAAATAGCCTGGCTCGCAGAGGGACTCGTCGGAGTCCGCGATTCGAAGAATCCCGATGGCCCCGCACTGACCTTCACGCCCGGCGCATGGAACGCCTTCACCGCCGTCGTGAAACTAGCAAGGAGGTCTGACCAGTGA
- a CDS encoding DUF397 domain-containing protein, whose translation MTIDTTGAQWFKSSLSSGKEACVEVAWLAAGHIGVRDSKNPTGPALTFTPGEWDAFMAGVQDGEFNRPDA comes from the coding sequence GTGACCATCGACACCACCGGCGCGCAGTGGTTCAAATCGAGCTTGAGTAGTGGCAAGGAAGCGTGCGTGGAAGTCGCCTGGCTTGCAGCCGGGCATATCGGTGTCCGAGACTCCAAGAACCCGACTGGTCCGGCTCTCACCTTCACGCCCGGTGAATGGGACGCCTTCATGGCGGGCGTACAAGATGGGGAATTCAACCGGCCCGACGCCTAG
- a CDS encoding glucosyl-3-phosphoglycerate synthase → MNFHHHDSPLWATTNTWDTSDWTIDELIAAKRGRTVSVVLPALNEENTVADVVASIRPLLGTLVDELVVLDSGSTDATAERALAAGAEVISREQAVPELDPLPGKGEVLWRSLAVTSGDVIAFVDSDLIDPDPAFVPKLLGPLLLVDDMHLVKAYYRRPLRQAGAVDAHGGGRVTELVARPLLAALRPELSQVLQPLGGEYAGTRELLTSVPFAPGYGVEIGLLLDTYDRLGLSAIGQVNLGVRTHRNRPLADLGVMSRQILGTVLGRSGVQDSGAALTQFPLIGDAFTAHSTEVSLADRPPMNTLRPAWAAA, encoded by the coding sequence ATGAATTTCCACCACCACGACAGCCCGCTCTGGGCGACGACGAATACCTGGGACACCTCGGACTGGACGATCGACGAGCTGATCGCCGCCAAGCGCGGGCGCACTGTTTCCGTGGTGCTGCCCGCACTGAATGAAGAGAACACCGTCGCCGATGTGGTGGCCAGCATTCGACCGCTGCTGGGCACCCTGGTCGACGAGTTGGTCGTGCTCGATTCCGGATCGACCGATGCCACCGCCGAACGCGCGCTCGCCGCGGGCGCCGAGGTGATAAGTCGGGAACAGGCCGTCCCCGAACTCGATCCGCTGCCCGGTAAGGGCGAGGTGCTGTGGCGCTCGCTGGCGGTGACCAGCGGCGATGTCATCGCCTTCGTCGACTCCGATCTCATCGACCCGGATCCGGCCTTCGTGCCGAAGCTGCTCGGTCCGCTGCTGCTGGTCGACGATATGCATCTGGTGAAGGCCTACTACCGCAGGCCGCTGCGGCAGGCCGGTGCCGTGGACGCACACGGCGGTGGTCGCGTCACCGAACTCGTGGCCCGTCCGCTGCTCGCCGCATTGCGTCCGGAACTGTCGCAGGTGCTGCAGCCGCTCGGCGGCGAATACGCGGGCACCCGCGAACTACTGACCTCGGTGCCGTTCGCCCCCGGCTACGGCGTGGAGATCGGTCTGCTGCTGGACACCTACGACCGCCTCGGCCTTTCCGCGATCGGCCAGGTGAATCTCGGTGTGCGCACCCACCGCAACCGCCCCCTCGCCGACCTCGGCGTAATGAGCCGCCAGATCCTCGGCACCGTGCTCGGCCGCAGCGGCGTCCAGGACTCCGGTGCGGCGCTGACCCAGTTCCCGCTGATCGGCGATGCCTTCACCGCGCACAGCACGGAGGTCTCCCTCGCCGATCGCCCGCCGATGAATACGCTGCGCCCGGCTTGGGCCGCCGCCTGA